CTGAATTTTTCGGCGACTTTTTGGAAAAACTCTTGACCGTCTTCTCAAACATGCTCTCGAAGCTCTCTGGTCTCCTACCCCATTGCTTCTTATCACGGGCCCCAGACCCGGGCTGGTTGTCCTTGAATGCTGCCCGAGCTAGCTTACGCAAAGCTTCCTCGCCATGCCGCCCATCATCCGCCGCGCGCTCACGGATTTTGCGCGGATCTCGTTCTCGCTCGGTGAAAACTGGTGTGTGGCGGTAGGTATGCTTGCTCGGGAACTCGGGGAAATGCTTCGGAATATACGGACTTCTGGCGCGATCGTCTTCTCCACTTAACTCTGGTTCGAGAGAAGGCAAGATCTTAaaatcatcctcttcttcaggcgGAGGGCTCGGTAGCTGTGTAGGGATCGGTTCAGTCTTTGGGCGAGGCTCTAGGTGTGGGACTAGCGAATCGACAGGCAGGGAGTGGCGCTTCAAAGCGTATTCAAAATCGTGAGGTATTGGTTGGAGGCGTCGACTCGAGAGCATCGACGTGCGCACGTATGATGCAAGTCGGAAAAGATCTAACACAACCCTTGTCAACAATTGCTTCTATAGCGATACCTTAATCAGTGCATAACATACACTCCTCTGCCGCATCGCGGAAACTCTCAACCGCCAGAGGATCCGCGATCCCAAAGCCAGAGTTCTGTAAGGACTGTCCAATAATGCGACTCATAACCCCGTCGACGTAGGCGTCATCGGCGATAGCAGGCTCCGGTAAGCTCAAGTCAACAGGTTCATGTAAacgatggtggtggtggtagggGCGCTTGATTCGTTTCGCATCAGGCTCGGCCGGCTGTTCGGAAAATGTCGAGAATGACCGTTTGGCGGCCGGCTCTGGTGGCGCCATTGCAGAGTGTAGTTGAGGACAGGGTGAATGAGTGAGTTGTTCACGGTTGAACGCGATGATGAAGCCAAGCAGCAGATCCCGTGCAATTCCACGTGACTttggcctcaggcataaaCTAGTAGCTGCCTTAGAACATTTCGGGTCAACAGTGACTCTTTAAAGGCGTTGGATGATGTCTATTTGTGAGCTTACTAGTGAATACTAAGTAAAGAATTACCTGTAGGCATTTTTTCAACCAGAGTCAATTTGCGTGGTGTTGCGCTATACTGCAACAGAATCAGGCCACTCAAAGCGGTCGCTTACTGTACCGTGCCGGATCGGAAAGCTTCACTTCGGCTCAACATCACCACTcattcccttcttctctctcctctctcacCTCACCACCACAACGCAAAGCAGTTCCGTTCTCTGCTGCACCCTCTCGGGATAGACTCTCCTCGTCAATTCCTACAATAAACCTTTCGCAATGGCTGCCGCTGTCGCTCCCATCACCGGCGTACGTTACTCATCCCCACCACTTTTCCGACTGGCACCTTGGAGTCCTTCCGCCATTGCGAAGAATTGCATGACCGGCTAACGTACTCGTTGTATAGATGCTCCGCCGTGGCCTGGTCCTTGACCTGAGCACCGCCTTCGGTAAGCCCCTACCTGATAGCATCGGCCCACGCTCGAAACCCGGCACAAGCTAGAAGGGGAAATCTCGCATTTGGAAGTTCAGATCCCGGCTTCCGAGCTTAAGGTGTCAATATACCGTTAAAGTCTCGGTGGCTGCTGTATCTACGAAAACCGCGACTTCCGCTAGTTCGCCACTACCACGACAGTGACTAATTGCTCTATGTTTATAGGCTTCGGTACCACTTTCGGCTACCTCTGGTGGTACGGTAAGTTGAGATCAAACCATCCCTCCCTTAGCCTACATAGACTATTCTGTCGTCAATTCGTTCTAACATGCTATCTCTCAACCAGGCTACCACCTCCCCCGCGTCCGCGCCCGTGACAACTACTACGCTCGCCTCGAGGAGCAGCGCGCTGCCGGCCAAGTCTAGACGCCTCATTCACAATTGTCAATTTCCTCGATTAGCCAGCCGAAAAATCCAAACGATGTAGACGTCTGCACGCTTTCACTTGCATAAACATCACGTCTACATCCTGCGAGCTAGCGAGAAATGTTTAAGGACATATACCCGGGTTCCATTCGTCCTTTTCTTTGTCTACTCGTTATACCCTATGGATTATTGCCCAAGTCTGTGTCGGCTGTCTGATGGAGATTTG
The nucleotide sequence above comes from Aspergillus puulaauensis MK2 DNA, chromosome 3, nearly complete sequence. Encoded proteins:
- a CDS encoding TBP-associated factor 8 family protein (COG:S;~EggNog:ENOG410PQEU;~InterPro:IPR037818,IPR009072,IPR019473,IPR006565;~PFAM:PF07524,PF10406;~go_component: GO:0005669 - transcription factor TFIID complex [Evidence IEA];~go_function: GO:0046982 - protein heterodimerization activity [Evidence IEA]), which encodes MAPPEPAAKRSFSTFSEQPAEPDAKRIKRPYHHHHRLHEPVDLSLPEPAIADDAYVDGVMSRIIGQSLQNSGFGIADPLAVESFRDAAEEYLFRLASYVRTSMLSSRRLQPIPHDFEYALKRHSLPVDSLVPHLEPRPKTEPIPTQLPSPPPEEEDDFKILPSLEPELSGEDDRARSPYIPKHFPEFPSKHTYRHTPVFTERERDPRKIRERAADDGRHGEEALRKLARAAFKDNQPGSGARDKKQWGRRPESFESMFEKTVKSFSKKSPKNSAGGGFNATEVESGAAAETEAKPGRTKGLAGIELPPIINCERGLWRRNAASSRQRPDEKSANAKQNPDLSRVESWVSA
- the COX17 gene encoding cytochrome c oxidase subunit VIIa (COG:C;~EggNog:ENOG410PRYM;~InterPro:IPR014368;~TransMembrane:1 (o20-38i);~go_function: GO:0004129 - cytochrome-c oxidase activity [Evidence IEA];~go_process: GO:0055114 - oxidation-reduction process [Evidence IEA]); amino-acid sequence: MAAAVAPITGMLRRGLVLDLSTAFGFGTTFGYLWWYGYHLPRVRARDNYYARLEEQRAAGQV